Genomic window (Paenibacillus sp. 37):
GACGGCAAAATCGTGTATGGTTCCACGACAGAAGCAACGAAGAAGATGCTGGGTATCATGGCGGATTGGTTCAAGAATGGTATCATCGACCCGCAATTTGGAACCCGCACGTTTGACGATATTACGGCACTCTACGCCAATGGCCAAAGCGGTATTGCTTTTGGACCGTGGCATATCCCTGACTGGGGACTGATCAGTGCAAAACAGATGGATAAAAATGCGAAATTCTCGGCTTATACGCTGGAGGATGCAAACGGCAAAGTAAACGTAGCGCATGCCAATCCATCCAATCAGTTTATCGTGGTGAGAAAGGGATACGAACACCCTGAACTGGCCGTTAAGATTCTTAACCTGTTCTACGATAAATTGGCCAATGATAAAGATGCCGCAACAACCATGCCAGAAGCTGCCAAATATCAGGAGACCGGGGTAGACGGATCTACGAGACCTTTTAATATCGAAGTCAATTCGGCTACATCGCTGCTGGATGATTACTCTGACGTTGTTCGTGGGATCAAAGGTGAGATTGGCCTGGATGAGGTTCGAACAACCGAATCGAAAAACAATATCGGCAGCATCAAAACTTATTTGAGCGACATGGATACGGATGATGTGACTGCTTGGTCCAAATATCATTCACGGATCAACGGAGTGGGGCTGATCGACAAACTGACACAGGAAAACAAATTCGTATGGATGACACCTGCTTTCTCCGGCACTACACCAAGCATGAAACAGACGTGGGCCAATCTGACGAAGTTGGAGCAGGAATCGTTTATCAAAATTATAACGGGTTCAGAACCTTTGGATTACTTCGATACATTCGTGAATAACTGGAAAAAACAAGGCGGTGATCAAGTCATTCAGGAAATTGAAGATGAGATCGCATCCAAACAATAATATCCATGCACAGTAGCAGGGCTGCGATAAGCAGCCTTTCTTCAAGGAAAGGGGTTCATCCATGAAACAGGGGAAATTGAAAGCGAGAGGCCGGCTTGGCCCAGGTGCCATGTACCATATGATGATGCTACCAGGCATTTTGTTTTTGCTGGTATTCAGCTATGTTCCAATGGTCGGTATCATTACGGCTTTTCAGGACTATATACCGGCCAAAGGCATGTTTGGCTCTGAATTTGTAGGGCTGAAACATTTCACTTATATGTTCAAGCTGCCGGATATCGCGCAGGTCGTCAGCAATACGTTGGTGATAGCGATTGGCAAGATTTTGCTTGGAACGATGATGGCCATCATTTTTTCCGTTTTGTTAAATGAAATTCGTGTCAAATACGTTAAAAAATCCGTGCAGACGATCGTTTATCTGCCGCACTTTCTATCCTGGGTTGTACTGGCATCGGTCGTTGTCAACATGTTCAGTCTGGATGGCATTGTGAATCAAATGTTGGCGTTTTTTGGCCTCGAAAATATTAATTTCCTTGGCAGTAACACCTGGTTCCAGCCACTGATTATAGGAACTGATGTATGGAAAGAATTTGGTTACAGTTCCATCGTCTATCTGGCTGCCATTACGTCCATTGATCCCGGTCTGTATGAAGCGGCAGGAATGGATGGAGCCAGTTGGTGGAGAAAAGTATGGCATATTACATTGCCAGGCATGCTGCCTATTATTCTGCTCATGGGCGTAATGAGTCTGACCAACATTTTGAGCGCCGGTTTCGACCAAGTCTATAATCTGTATAACCCGGTTGTCTATGAGTCAGGCGACATTCTGGATACCTATGTCTATCGGATCGGTCTCGTTGGACGACAGTATAGCTTCGGTACAGCTGTTGGTTTGTTCAAGTCCGTAATCGGCATTGTTTTGCTCTTGTCTGCCAACCAGTTGGCCAAAAAATATACGGATCGAAAAATATTCTAAGGAGGCCAAACCTGTGTCCTATTCTGCAAACTTCAAAGATCGAATTGGCCGGTTTGTCATCTATGCCATCGTCATCATGCTGGCATTGGTCTGCCTTCTTCCGTTATGGAATATCGTTGCCATTTCATTCAGCAGCAGCGAGGCGGTATCCGCAAATGCAGTAGGTCTCGTTCCAGTCAATTTTACAACAGCAGCGTACACCAAAATTATTGATGATGCACAGTTCTGGCGTTCCTTTGGCATATCTGTTCTACGTGTCGCGCTTACCCTTGTGCTTAACATGGTTTTGATTATTTTAATGGCTTATCCGCTATCCAAATCGAAGAGGGATTTCAAAGGCAGAAACATTTATATGAATATCATGATTTTTGCCATGTTGTTTAGCGGAGGCATGATTCCGAGTTACCTGCTGATCAAAAACCTGGACATGCTGAATACGATATGGGCACTCGTTCTGCCAGGTGCTGTCCCCATATTCAGTGTCATCCTCGTGATGAATTTCTTCTCCGCTGTACCTAAGGCGCTTGAAGAAGCAGCGTTCATCGATGGAGCAAATCCCATTCAGGTCTTGTTCAAAGTGTATGTCCCTGTGTCCATTCCTGCGCTGGCGACAGTCGCCTTATTCAGTATCGTGGGTACATGGAATGACTTCTTCAGTGGTTTGATCTATATGACCAAAGTTAGCAATTACCCGCTAATGACCTATATTCAGTCCCTTAACGTGAATATTGCCGATTTGCTTCAAGCAGGCACCAATTCCAGTGAACTCAGCAACCTGACTGAAATTTCGAACAAAAACCTGAACGCAGCCAAAATCGTGGTCGCTGTTATCCCGCTTTTGCTGATTTATCCGTTACTGCAAAAATACTTTGTGACTGGCATTGTCGTCGGATCGGTCAAAGAATAACGTTAAGGAGGTTTAATGAACATGGAAAATAAAAAATGGTGGAAAGAAACCGTTGTGTATCAAATATATCCACGGAGCTTTCAAGATAGCAACGGAGATGGCATCGGCGACTTGAAGGGCATTGTGTCCCGATTGGATTATTTGCAGCAACTCGGCATTGGTGCGATCTGGTTATCACCCGTTTGCAAGTCTCCTCAAGATGATTACGGATATGATATTTCAGATTATCAGGACATTGATCCGATGTTTGGGTCTTTAGAAGATATGGAAACGTTAATTCTTGAAGCCAAGAAACGAAATATTCGGATCATCATGGATCTGGTGTTGAACCATACATCGGATGAACATCCCTGGTTTCAAGAAGCCAAAAAAGGCAAAGACAATCCGTACCATGACTACTACGTCTGGAGAGATGGTGTTGAAGGAACACCTCCGAACGACTTGGGGTCCACCTTTGGTGGTTCAGCTTGGGAATGGGTGCCTGAAATCGGGCAATATTATTTGCATCTATTTTCCGTAAAACAGCCAGATCTCAACTGGGAAAACCCGAAAGTCCGACAGGAAATATACAACATGATCAATTGGTGGATCGACAAGGGTGTGGGTGGTTTTCGACTTGACGTGATCGACTTAATCGGTAAAGAGCCAGATGCAAAGATTACGGGAAATGGACCTAATCTGCATCAATATATCAGGGAACTGAGCAAGGAGACGTTTCAAAAAGCGGAAGACCTACTAACGGTTGGAGAAACATGGGGCGCCACTCCGGAAATCGCCAAGCTGTACAGCAATCCAGACGGTAGTGAGTTTTCAATGGTCTTCCAATTTGAACACATCAGTTTGGATGAACAAGAAGGCAAAGGAAAGTGGGATCTTAAACCTTTGGATGTGATGGCATTAAAAAAAGTGCTGTCCAAGTGGCAGACGGAGCTCAAGGGTGATGCTTGGAACAGTCTGTTCTGGAACAACCACGATTTGCCACGTATCGTATCACGTTGGGGAAATGATGGAGAATTCAGAGTTGAATCGGCTAAAATGTTGGCTACCCTTCTTCATGGCATGCAAGGTACGCCTTACATATATCAAGGTGAAGAGTTGGGTATGACGAATGTTCAATATTCGATCGAGGATTATCGGGATATTGAATTGCTCAACTTTTATAAGGAAAGAATGGGGAAAGGTTATCCTGAAAGCAACGTGATGGAGTCGATCTACGCCAAGGGACGTGATAATGCACGCACACCTATGCAATGGGATACTTCCGATAACGCGGGTTTTACACAAGGGGAACCTTGGATTAAGGTGAATCCAAATTATAAGCAGATCCATGCCGAGGAAAGTTTGAATAACCCTGAATCCATATTTCATTATTACCGGAAGTTAATCCAATTACGAAAAGATCATGAAGTCATCGTATATGGTGATTATCAGCTGATCTTTCCAGAGAACCCAGACGTGTTTGCATATACCCGAACGCTGAATGGTACGACAATTCTTGTGGTATGCAATTTCCAGGGATATACGACCGAACTTCCGCTTCAGGAGCAATTAACAGGGTCCTATCAGCTTTTGATAGCTAACTATACAGGTGAACTATCGGAGAGCGAATTACGTCCATACGAAGCTAGAATGTACCTTATCCATGATTAAAGCATAATACGTTATATAATGTTCAGTTCTCAAGAAAGAAGGATTGTATTCAATGAAAAGAGTATGGTGGAAAGAAGCAGTAGCTTATCAAATCTATCCGAGAAGTTTTATGGATTCCAACGGAGATGGGGTTGGTGACATCAAGGGGATCATATCCAAACTGGATTACATTCAAGATCTCGGTATTGATCTGATATGGATCTGTCCGATGTATAAGTCACCTAACGATGATAATGGTTATGACATCAGTGATTACTGTTCCATTATGGATGAATTCGGCACGATGGCGGACTTTGATCAATTACTGTATGAAGTGCATCACCGTGGCATGAAACTCATTATGGACTTGGTAATCAATCATACAAGTGACGAACACCCGTGGTTTATTGAATCCAGAGCTTCACTGGATAATCCCAAACGAGATTGGTACATCTGGAGAGATGGGAAGAATGGGGACGAACCGAACAACTGGGAGAGCATCTTTGGCGGTTCTGCTTGGGAATATGATAAAGTCTCCGGACAGTACTATCTCCATCTGTTCTCCAA
Coding sequences:
- a CDS encoding extracellular solute-binding protein, giving the protein MRTKWSMKSKRLTKRLAVLSMSALMVAALAACGDSSTPPTAEEAGKYEVTPGDPFSAYKDEITVTMGRVTTANPKLPSGDTYENNAYTRLVKDTFNAQISDQFEANGEDYSRQVSLAIASGELPDMMRVDSKDELKELVDNDLIEDLTTIYDQYATDNIKQIYDSYDGRALENATIDGRLMGLPATSLDSAPTMVWVRQDWLDLLGIQLDADGDGAISLDEVEKTAQEFLERDPGQSGNPVGIPFVNTMNTTDYNGSAYTMLGVASTERAFPQYWMNGEDGKIVYGSTTEATKKMLGIMADWFKNGIIDPQFGTRTFDDITALYANGQSGIAFGPWHIPDWGLISAKQMDKNAKFSAYTLEDANGKVNVAHANPSNQFIVVRKGYEHPELAVKILNLFYDKLANDKDAATTMPEAAKYQETGVDGSTRPFNIEVNSATSLLDDYSDVVRGIKGEIGLDEVRTTESKNNIGSIKTYLSDMDTDDVTAWSKYHSRINGVGLIDKLTQENKFVWMTPAFSGTTPSMKQTWANLTKLEQESFIKIITGSEPLDYFDTFVNNWKKQGGDQVIQEIEDEIASKQ
- a CDS encoding ABC transporter permease, whose amino-acid sequence is MKQGKLKARGRLGPGAMYHMMMLPGILFLLVFSYVPMVGIITAFQDYIPAKGMFGSEFVGLKHFTYMFKLPDIAQVVSNTLVIAIGKILLGTMMAIIFSVLLNEIRVKYVKKSVQTIVYLPHFLSWVVLASVVVNMFSLDGIVNQMLAFFGLENINFLGSNTWFQPLIIGTDVWKEFGYSSIVYLAAITSIDPGLYEAAGMDGASWWRKVWHITLPGMLPIILLMGVMSLTNILSAGFDQVYNLYNPVVYESGDILDTYVYRIGLVGRQYSFGTAVGLFKSVIGIVLLLSANQLAKKYTDRKIF
- a CDS encoding carbohydrate ABC transporter permease, whose amino-acid sequence is MSYSANFKDRIGRFVIYAIVIMLALVCLLPLWNIVAISFSSSEAVSANAVGLVPVNFTTAAYTKIIDDAQFWRSFGISVLRVALTLVLNMVLIILMAYPLSKSKRDFKGRNIYMNIMIFAMLFSGGMIPSYLLIKNLDMLNTIWALVLPGAVPIFSVILVMNFFSAVPKALEEAAFIDGANPIQVLFKVYVPVSIPALATVALFSIVGTWNDFFSGLIYMTKVSNYPLMTYIQSLNVNIADLLQAGTNSSELSNLTEISNKNLNAAKIVVAVIPLLLIYPLLQKYFVTGIVVGSVKE
- a CDS encoding glycoside hydrolase family 13 protein, which gives rise to MENKKWWKETVVYQIYPRSFQDSNGDGIGDLKGIVSRLDYLQQLGIGAIWLSPVCKSPQDDYGYDISDYQDIDPMFGSLEDMETLILEAKKRNIRIIMDLVLNHTSDEHPWFQEAKKGKDNPYHDYYVWRDGVEGTPPNDLGSTFGGSAWEWVPEIGQYYLHLFSVKQPDLNWENPKVRQEIYNMINWWIDKGVGGFRLDVIDLIGKEPDAKITGNGPNLHQYIRELSKETFQKAEDLLTVGETWGATPEIAKLYSNPDGSEFSMVFQFEHISLDEQEGKGKWDLKPLDVMALKKVLSKWQTELKGDAWNSLFWNNHDLPRIVSRWGNDGEFRVESAKMLATLLHGMQGTPYIYQGEELGMTNVQYSIEDYRDIELLNFYKERMGKGYPESNVMESIYAKGRDNARTPMQWDTSDNAGFTQGEPWIKVNPNYKQIHAEESLNNPESIFHYYRKLIQLRKDHEVIVYGDYQLIFPENPDVFAYTRTLNGTTILVVCNFQGYTTELPLQEQLTGSYQLLIANYTGELSESELRPYEARMYLIHD